A single Pseudodesulfovibrio aespoeensis Aspo-2 DNA region contains:
- a CDS encoding MotA/TolQ/ExbB proton channel family protein, with product MKTIIMTFVAAVFLAIPAQAQAPWQQVAQQVAAVARQARENADQTKTIIEGERREIMAEQDSLKASINARQKRFDALKAEYESLLARERELQEELAAQDHELKTIDGAIRTAAKQARDYFHESLTTPEFPERGTVLATVLEPDKFPGLQGIQSLLTLFLDELRASGSVTRRTGGFIGPDGKDRSGELLRVGTFTMAYRQPDGHIGFLRPNSDGSRLTAVQGDPGWTLSDMMADYFDGKGLLFPVDISNGAVFSRLARQQTGVLEWLSSGGLLVWPIILVGVAALILVVERFYSLSRIRGNSARNMTTILEMVNRGQWKECRRFCQEQSSYPTCRIINHTLQYLGNTREIIENAFQEGLLKELPMLERFLPTLNVLAAVAPLLGLLGTVTGMINTFQIITVYGTGDPRMMSGGISEALITTQLGLAVAVPIMILHHVLERRVDRIVGDMEEKGTGFAVALMKVGKIKTREELDVAA from the coding sequence ATGAAGACCATCATCATGACCTTTGTCGCCGCCGTGTTTCTGGCGATTCCGGCCCAGGCCCAGGCCCCGTGGCAGCAGGTGGCCCAGCAGGTGGCCGCAGTGGCCCGGCAGGCCCGGGAAAACGCCGACCAGACCAAGACCATCATCGAGGGAGAGCGCCGGGAGATCATGGCGGAACAGGACTCCCTCAAGGCGTCCATCAACGCGCGCCAGAAGCGGTTCGACGCCCTCAAGGCAGAGTACGAGAGCTTGCTGGCGCGGGAAAGGGAGTTGCAGGAGGAGCTGGCAGCGCAGGATCACGAGTTGAAGACCATCGACGGGGCCATCCGCACCGCTGCCAAGCAGGCGCGCGACTACTTTCACGAGAGCCTGACCACGCCTGAATTCCCGGAGCGCGGGACCGTGCTGGCCACCGTGCTGGAACCGGACAAGTTTCCCGGCCTTCAGGGCATTCAGAGCCTGCTCACCCTGTTCCTGGACGAGTTGCGGGCCTCGGGTTCCGTGACGCGGCGCACAGGCGGGTTCATCGGCCCGGACGGCAAGGACAGGAGCGGCGAGCTGCTGCGGGTGGGTACTTTCACCATGGCTTATCGCCAGCCCGACGGACACATCGGTTTTTTGCGGCCCAACAGCGACGGCAGCAGGCTGACCGCAGTGCAGGGCGATCCGGGATGGACTCTTTCCGACATGATGGCCGATTATTTCGACGGCAAGGGGCTGTTGTTCCCGGTGGACATCTCCAACGGCGCGGTGTTCAGCCGCCTGGCCCGCCAGCAAACAGGCGTGCTGGAGTGGCTGAGCTCCGGCGGGTTGCTGGTGTGGCCCATCATTCTGGTGGGCGTGGCCGCCCTGATCCTGGTGGTGGAGCGTTTCTATTCCCTGAGCCGGATCCGGGGCAACTCGGCCCGGAACATGACCACCATCCTGGAAATGGTCAACAGGGGGCAGTGGAAGGAATGCCGCAGGTTCTGCCAGGAGCAGAGCAGCTATCCAACCTGCCGGATCATAAACCACACACTTCAGTATCTGGGGAACACGCGTGAGATCATCGAGAACGCCTTTCAGGAAGGGTTGCTCAAGGAGCTGCCCATGCTGGAGCGGTTCCTGCCCACCCTGAACGTGCTCGCGGCCGTGGCGCCGTTGCTCGGACTGCTGGGCACCGTGACCGGCATGATCAACACCTTCCAGATCATCACGGTGTATGGCACCGGCGATCCGCGCATGATGTCCGGCGGTATTTCCGAGGCCCTGATCACCACCCAGCTCGGCTTGGCCGTGGCAGTGCCCATCATGATCCTGCACCATGTGCTGGAGAGGCGGGTGGACAGGATCGTCGGCGACATGGAGGAGAAGGGAACCGGTTTTGCCGTGGCGCTCATGAAGGTCGGCAAGATCAAGACGCGGGAGGAACTTGATGTCGCTGCATAA
- a CDS encoding MotA/TolQ/ExbB proton channel family protein encodes MSLHNLGEQLVDYFQAGGSIMLPLLVISLVMWTLAIVKGLRFLSERRRERTPERCLDLFRGEAGVCKAGLAQWQWDILSQYLEQRCDDPELNRDMLDAMRMRQEIKAMRYIGTILLLSAVAPLLGLLGTVTGMITTFDVISELGTGNARALASGISEALVTTQSGLVVAVPGLVLGGFLFQRAQKMKGRMELFCIGLQHQTEVTPN; translated from the coding sequence ATGTCGCTGCATAATCTTGGCGAACAATTGGTGGATTATTTTCAGGCCGGGGGCAGCATCATGCTTCCCCTGCTGGTCATCTCGCTTGTCATGTGGACCCTGGCCATTGTCAAGGGGCTGCGCTTTCTGAGCGAACGTCGCAGGGAAAGAACCCCGGAGCGCTGTCTCGACTTGTTCAGAGGGGAAGCCGGTGTGTGCAAGGCAGGACTGGCGCAGTGGCAGTGGGACATCCTCTCCCAGTATCTGGAGCAGCGGTGCGACGATCCTGAACTCAACCGCGACATGCTCGATGCCATGCGCATGCGCCAGGAGATCAAGGCCATGCGCTACATCGGCACCATCTTGCTCCTGTCTGCTGTGGCGCCGCTGCTTGGGCTGCTCGGTACCGTGACCGGCATGATCACCACCTTTGATGTCATCTCCGAGCTGGGGACCGGCAATGCGCGCGCCCTGGCCTCGGGCATCTCCGAGGCCCTGGTGACCACGCAGAGCGGTTTGGTGGTTGCGGTTCCGGGGTTGGTGCTCGGCGGCTTCCTGTTTCAGCGGGCGCAGAAGATGAAGGGCCGCATGGAACTCTTCTGCATCGGCCTGCAGCACCAGACTGAAGTGACGCCAAACTAG
- a CDS encoding ExbD/TolR family protein, with product MRSIRYSRSRGSRRSEINMTPLIDMVFILLIFFIVTTSFVRESGVDVERPSAESVETKEKANVLLGLTSDGQIFVEGRPLDIRSVRAYMERFLAEVPNGSVVIVADKESSTGNAVQVLDQCRMAGVKNISIAARKQ from the coding sequence ATGCGCAGTATCCGGTATTCGCGCAGCAGGGGGTCGCGCCGTAGCGAGATCAACATGACCCCGCTCATCGACATGGTGTTTATCCTGCTTATCTTCTTTATCGTCACCACCAGCTTCGTTCGCGAATCCGGAGTGGACGTGGAGCGGCCTTCGGCCGAGTCCGTCGAGACCAAGGAAAAAGCCAATGTCCTGTTGGGACTGACCAGTGACGGGCAGATATTCGTCGAGGGCCGCCCTCTCGACATCCGGTCCGTGCGCGCCTACATGGAGCGTTTCCTGGCTGAGGTTCCCAACGGCTCGGTGGTCATCGTGGCCGACAAGGAAAGCTCCACCGGCAACGCCGTGCAGGTGCTGGACCAGTGCCGCATGGCCGGGGTCAAGAACATCAGCATCGCGGCAAGGAAGCAGTGA
- a CDS encoding energy transducer TonB, whose amino-acid sequence MAVRDRGAGEFMLSCLLAVFVAGLLYVGVLLLNEAPPPDGMIVVEGAVRLAQPERDRTEPELRRKKLDEAKPPEELPKTFTSRSDNRPAKPLMTMSVPGFSADLHPGIMGGVALPAGGFGSIGFSMDEVDDIPQVVRSVPPDYPYVAKRNRVEGEVVVRMLVDSEGRPQKLSVHSSTPAGVFDEAALGAAGRWRFKPGRYKGKAVDTWVLLPFVFELKP is encoded by the coding sequence ATGGCCGTGCGCGACAGGGGCGCGGGGGAGTTCATGCTGTCCTGCCTGCTGGCCGTCTTTGTGGCCGGTCTGCTGTATGTGGGAGTCCTTCTGCTCAACGAGGCCCCGCCGCCTGACGGGATGATCGTGGTCGAGGGGGCTGTCCGCCTGGCCCAGCCGGAGCGCGACCGGACCGAGCCCGAACTGCGACGCAAGAAGCTCGATGAGGCCAAGCCGCCTGAAGAGTTGCCCAAGACCTTCACTTCCCGGTCGGACAACCGGCCTGCCAAGCCGCTCATGACCATGAGCGTCCCAGGTTTTTCGGCAGACCTTCATCCGGGTATCATGGGTGGCGTCGCCCTCCCTGCGGGCGGTTTCGGCAGTATCGGCTTTTCCATGGACGAGGTGGACGACATCCCGCAGGTGGTCAGGAGCGTTCCGCCGGACTATCCCTATGTGGCCAAGCGCAACCGGGTGGAGGGCGAGGTCGTGGTCCGCATGCTGGTGGACAGCGAGGGTCGCCCGCAGAAGCTGTCCGTTCATTCCTCAACCCCGGCAGGGGTGTTTGACGAGGCCGCCCTGGGCGCGGCTGGACGTTGGCGCTTCAAGCCGGGCCGGTACAAGGGGAAGGCCGTGGACACCTGGGTTCTTCTTCCCTTTGTTTTTGAGTTGAAGCCATGA
- a CDS encoding tetratricopeptide repeat protein, giving the protein MSMKRILFLVLAIVVAAVPAYAGESLPPLARQALHTAQVRMDAGQFADAALVLREYMAQAGETVPSHIYLMLGSAHHQNNDRKKTLDAFQAGLKAYPDNDQLARNCAVACYELGRHADAGRLFEKAYALKTPRDPALLFHAGSAYYSGEDFSAAARVLERLLADQAQPEKDWVRLAVHAHLEAGLSEKTEAILSRYLAINPDEAPYWELLAKLHMDREEYAKAGAALEICYRLREPSGKELERLASLYAYSDAPLMASATLLRARPDSADMEYGTRIARLYTAAGRPDEAMRLLSRYDRSASLAGKKGRILYDARRFREAEAELGEALGQGDGAAENVYLLGMCAWERRDWGAARDNFMKLLGDKSYSRLVKVPLVVIEDIETARRESGD; this is encoded by the coding sequence ATGAGCATGAAACGCATCCTTTTCTTGGTGTTGGCCATTGTTGTTGCCGCCGTGCCCGCATACGCCGGGGAGAGTCTTCCCCCGCTGGCCCGGCAGGCTCTGCACACGGCGCAGGTGCGGATGGACGCCGGGCAGTTTGCCGACGCCGCGCTGGTCCTGCGCGAATACATGGCCCAGGCCGGGGAGACGGTCCCCAGCCACATCTACCTCATGCTGGGGAGTGCCCACCATCAGAACAACGACAGAAAGAAAACCCTGGACGCCTTTCAGGCCGGCCTGAAAGCCTACCCGGACAATGACCAGCTTGCCCGCAACTGCGCCGTGGCCTGCTACGAGCTGGGGCGCCATGCCGATGCAGGCCGCCTGTTCGAGAAAGCCTACGCGCTCAAGACGCCAAGAGATCCGGCCCTGTTGTTCCATGCGGGATCGGCCTACTACAGCGGGGAGGATTTCTCCGCAGCGGCCCGGGTGCTGGAACGTCTCCTGGCGGATCAGGCGCAGCCCGAAAAAGACTGGGTGCGCCTGGCGGTCCACGCCCACCTGGAGGCAGGCCTGTCCGAAAAAACCGAGGCGATTTTGAGCCGCTATCTGGCGATCAATCCCGATGAGGCTCCCTATTGGGAACTGCTGGCCAAGCTGCACATGGACCGGGAGGAATACGCCAAGGCGGGTGCGGCCCTGGAAATCTGCTACCGTCTGCGCGAGCCTTCGGGCAAGGAGTTGGAACGGCTGGCCTCGCTGTACGCCTATTCCGATGCTCCGCTCATGGCTTCGGCCACGCTGCTGCGGGCCAGGCCCGACTCCGCGGACATGGAGTACGGAACCAGAATCGCCCGCCTGTACACCGCTGCCGGACGACCGGATGAGGCCATGCGCCTGCTTTCCAGATATGACCGATCAGCCTCGCTGGCAGGGAAGAAGGGAAGGATTCTCTACGACGCCCGCCGGTTCCGGGAGGCCGAGGCCGAACTGGGCGAGGCGCTGGGCCAGGGCGATGGAGCTGCCGAGAACGTGTACCTACTCGGCATGTGCGCCTGGGAGCGGCGGGATTGGGGGGCCGCCAGGGACAATTTCATGAAACTGCTGGGTGACAAGTCCTATTCACGGCTGGTCAAGGTCCCGCTTGTCGTGATCGAGGACATAGAGACCGCCCGCAGGGAGAGCGGCGACTAG
- a CDS encoding class I SAM-dependent methyltransferase, translating into MQAITTNITDAVADTLFIPLYMRCLETGRPDAIISDPDACRIVGSLDYDFSKYDKATRSQVGVCLRVKHFDGITRRFIDAHDDPVIVSIGCGLDSRANRLGPGRGIFYNLDLPEVMALRDQLLPPDERNISVRRSMFDPAWMREIRDKHPHAPILVLSEGVLMYFSEDAVRPLIKRIAEVLAPGELLFDACTGFGCRISSRHDTIKHTRARFLWAMDEDKRLELWAYNLSLNSVEYYMDKEPRRWDFLSRVMARIPAFAKAFRILHYQMNPAGA; encoded by the coding sequence ATGCAAGCCATCACCACCAACATCACGGACGCAGTGGCGGACACCCTCTTCATACCCCTGTACATGCGATGCCTGGAGACTGGGAGGCCGGACGCCATCATCTCGGACCCCGACGCCTGCCGCATCGTGGGCAGCCTGGATTACGACTTCTCCAAATACGACAAGGCCACGCGCAGCCAGGTGGGCGTGTGCCTGCGCGTCAAACACTTCGACGGGATCACCCGGAGGTTCATCGACGCCCACGACGATCCCGTGATCGTCAGCATCGGCTGCGGGCTGGACAGCCGCGCCAACCGCCTGGGCCCTGGCAGGGGGATTTTCTACAACCTCGACCTCCCGGAGGTCATGGCGCTGCGCGACCAGCTCCTGCCCCCAGACGAGCGCAACATCTCGGTGCGCCGCTCCATGTTCGACCCGGCCTGGATGCGGGAGATCAGGGACAAACACCCGCACGCGCCCATCCTGGTCCTGTCCGAGGGCGTCCTCATGTACTTCTCCGAAGACGCGGTCCGACCGCTCATCAAACGGATCGCGGAGGTCCTGGCTCCGGGGGAGCTGCTCTTTGACGCCTGCACCGGTTTTGGCTGCCGGATCTCCTCCCGGCACGACACGATCAAACACACCAGGGCGCGGTTTTTGTGGGCCATGGACGAGGACAAGCGCCTGGAGCTGTGGGCCTACAACCTTTCACTGAACAGCGTGGAATACTATATGGACAAGGAACCGCGCCGTTGGGACTTCCTGAGCAGGGTCATGGCCCGCATCCCCGCCTTTGCCAAGGCGTTCAGAATCCTGCACTATCAGATGAACCCCGCCGGAGCATGA
- a CDS encoding ATP-binding cassette domain-containing protein, translated as MIALNNVTFAISGTPLIHDTTLHVAAREAVCLCGPSGIGKTTLLEIAAGLTAPDSGTVALGSTRIGCAFQDDILVPWLTALDNLLLVMAKPTAHAKTGAGCWLDRFGLDPGMRPPRMSGGMRRRLSLARAFAVKPDILLLDEPFAFLDDQWQTTTAMLIEAHRLAGGAVLLVSHQERYLDAFQCRTISIDHSPITLTA; from the coding sequence ATGATAGCGCTGAACAACGTGACCTTTGCCATCAGCGGCACACCCCTGATCCACGACACGACGCTGCACGTGGCCGCCCGTGAGGCCGTCTGCCTGTGCGGCCCCTCGGGGATAGGCAAGACCACGCTCCTTGAGATCGCCGCCGGACTGACCGCCCCGGACAGCGGCACCGTGGCCCTCGGCTCGACACGGATCGGCTGCGCCTTTCAGGACGACATCCTCGTCCCATGGCTGACCGCGCTCGACAATCTGCTCCTGGTCATGGCCAAGCCAACGGCGCACGCAAAGACCGGAGCGGGCTGCTGGCTGGACCGGTTCGGACTCGACCCCGGAATGCGCCCGCCCCGAATGAGCGGCGGCATGCGCAGGCGTCTCTCCCTGGCCAGGGCCTTTGCCGTGAAGCCGGATATCCTGCTGCTGGACGAGCCGTTCGCCTTTCTCGACGATCAATGGCAGACCACTACGGCCATGCTCATTGAGGCCCATCGGCTGGCTGGCGGTGCCGTGCTCCTGGTCAGCCACCAGGAGCGGTACCTGGACGCCTTCCAATGCCGGACCATCTCCATCGACCACAGCCCCATCACACTGACAGCATAA
- a CDS encoding ABC transporter permease, whose amino-acid sequence MKGLPLAVSLTIAVGTWWAASLTFGAMLVPTPASVCRELGIMALQLETWTTLAITIARGLTGLVAALACALVLGVAAGSSPTAMRMITPLVAALQSCPPILWITLLMVWVGTGSTVAVTVVFASVFPPLFANIAQGCMALDRRLFDMARLYRIPKVRMLARVVLPGLAPYLLAGLSYAAATSWKITAVAEFLGSSTGIGAKVFWAYRMLEIPRLFAWAGIVILLGVALELLVIAPLRKSAETFTGKIREQA is encoded by the coding sequence ATGAAAGGACTCCCCCTGGCCGTGTCCCTGACCATCGCCGTGGGCACGTGGTGGGCCGCGTCACTGACCTTTGGCGCCATGCTCGTGCCGACCCCGGCAAGCGTCTGCCGCGAACTGGGCATCATGGCCCTGCAGCTTGAAACCTGGACCACGCTGGCCATCACCATCGCCCGGGGACTGACAGGCCTTGTGGCGGCCCTTGCCTGCGCCCTGGTCCTCGGCGTGGCCGCAGGCAGCAGTCCGACGGCCATGCGCATGATCACCCCGCTGGTGGCAGCCCTGCAATCCTGCCCGCCCATCCTGTGGATCACGCTCCTCATGGTCTGGGTGGGCACCGGGTCCACCGTGGCCGTGACCGTGGTGTTCGCCTCGGTCTTTCCGCCCCTGTTCGCCAACATCGCCCAAGGGTGCATGGCCCTGGACAGACGGCTGTTCGACATGGCCCGGCTCTACCGCATTCCCAAGGTCCGCATGCTCGCCCGCGTGGTCCTGCCCGGCCTCGCGCCCTATCTGCTGGCCGGGCTGTCCTATGCGGCGGCGACCAGCTGGAAGATAACGGCAGTCGCGGAGTTCCTCGGCTCGTCCACCGGCATCGGGGCCAAGGTGTTCTGGGCCTACCGCATGCTCGAAATCCCCAGGCTCTTCGCCTGGGCCGGCATCGTCATCCTGCTCGGCGTCGCCCTGGAGCTGCTTGTCATTGCCCCGTTGCGCAAATCCGCAGAGACCTTCACCGGAAAGATACGGGAGCAGGCATGA
- a CDS encoding substrate-binding domain-containing protein produces MKKTQLASLALLLALAAWGGLHLMPHAKQSAPQGGRTMLSIYTTGQATTPQMPLWKALAEGDLSFAPDIHYWKNLDDLRGTLLAGKGDIWVGHIDGFAQAAMRGTPIRLVCVTGWKKFFILTSRPDIRTFDDIVRLPEGAEIATAPPHSPAVAVLHSLEGVGLPRFNYAPYEAKQLALKAMRGDTDLLLLPEPLVTALLAKAPNLRVVASVEEEYGRMTGREPLLPMAGIAVNTKTLALHPGLDDRLAAAMRKQEQPLLDDPESGLATLPLEFEQFIEPEIVRASLARDIIRVRSAAESESMIREYLSMVFPECVGPDGIIPLPDDFFGGSR; encoded by the coding sequence ATGAAGAAAACACAACTGGCGTCGCTGGCGCTCTTGCTCGCCCTTGCGGCCTGGGGCGGCCTGCACCTGATGCCCCACGCGAAGCAGTCCGCCCCCCAAGGGGGGCGGACCATGCTTTCGATCTACACCACAGGACAGGCCACGACCCCGCAGATGCCCCTGTGGAAGGCTCTGGCCGAGGGCGATCTCTCCTTCGCGCCCGATATCCACTACTGGAAAAATCTCGACGACCTGCGCGGCACCCTGCTGGCTGGCAAGGGCGACATCTGGGTCGGCCACATAGACGGCTTTGCCCAGGCGGCCATGCGCGGAACGCCCATCCGCCTCGTCTGCGTCACCGGCTGGAAAAAGTTTTTCATCCTCACGAGCCGCCCCGACATCCGCACCTTTGACGACATCGTCCGGTTGCCCGAGGGCGCGGAAATAGCCACGGCCCCGCCCCACTCCCCAGCCGTGGCAGTGCTCCACTCGCTGGAGGGCGTCGGGCTGCCCCGGTTCAACTACGCGCCGTACGAAGCCAAACAGCTCGCGCTCAAGGCGATGCGGGGCGACACGGACCTACTGCTCCTCCCCGAACCACTGGTGACGGCGTTGCTGGCCAAGGCCCCGAATCTGCGCGTGGTGGCCAGCGTCGAGGAGGAGTACGGCAGGATGACCGGGCGCGAGCCGCTGCTCCCCATGGCGGGAATCGCCGTCAACACGAAGACCCTCGCCCTGCATCCCGGCCTGGACGACCGATTGGCGGCGGCCATGCGCAAACAGGAGCAACCGCTCCTTGACGACCCGGAATCGGGTCTGGCGACCCTGCCTCTGGAATTCGAACAATTCATCGAGCCGGAGATAGTCAGGGCGTCCCTGGCCCGCGACATCATCCGGGTCCGATCCGCAGCCGAGTCAGAGTCCATGATCCGCGAATACCTGAGCATGGTCTTCCCTGAATGCGTCGGCCCGGACGGAATCATACCGCTGCCGGATGACTTCTTCGGAGGGAGCCGATGA
- a CDS encoding TonB-dependent receptor, with the protein MKRRFASALLALLALALGTAPALAKDITLDKVLVSARGVDSMQSQTPGGTGVVEKEDIQLAPKASIADSISRIAGVSRSGESPWGQDVSIRGLSGTSVVVLIDGMRVNTATEINARLGFINPLDVERVEVLKGPASALYGTGSTGGVINIITKKGAFTPEQELGGEMIASWSTNPQGPDGYVRSVLSRENFWLQVSGGVRDHDSYFGGDSTRIPNSQFNDVYLRMAGEARFSDLLTGAFQVMNIEANDVGIPGGSSTMPQTAPIRYPRTANFMTSADLTFTPDSETVREVALNAYYMKNQRKVEIENPTAAVKLINPQALHETVGGKAQTELGLGDHTVIAGADAWNWHMTSKRIRYLVAGTTLEDQPTPNTTQTSMGIFAEDDWKLDDRFTLNLGGRLDRVQSTNKENADYSGGTKEQAGWHLHTGLTWNPAEHWSHTFLAATSYRVPDILERFKNVSLGGGVTSLGNPDLDPEKSYFLEYGLHFNTENFSAAGSLYANFLTDYIAEMQVSPTLYRMGNIGEARIYGSELEADWRFAEAWNLYGNLALTNGRDTRNDEALRNIAPVNGLGGIKYTAGNGFWARIETPWALGQSEVPDGTSRTDAWVTVNTAAGYGFDWSKLHHEVSLAINNLFDKKYKNYLANARSIELLEPGINGSINYAVSF; encoded by the coding sequence ATGAAACGGCGATTCGCTTCCGCCCTGCTGGCCTTGCTCGCGCTCGCGCTCGGCACTGCCCCGGCCCTGGCAAAGGATATAACTCTGGACAAGGTCCTCGTCTCGGCCCGGGGCGTGGACAGCATGCAGTCGCAGACTCCGGGCGGAACCGGTGTGGTGGAGAAGGAGGATATCCAGCTCGCACCCAAGGCGAGCATCGCCGATTCCATCTCGCGCATCGCGGGCGTCTCGCGCAGCGGCGAGTCCCCGTGGGGCCAGGACGTATCCATCCGGGGGTTGTCCGGGACGTCCGTGGTCGTGCTTATCGACGGCATGCGCGTAAACACGGCCACCGAGATCAACGCCCGGCTGGGCTTCATCAATCCGCTGGACGTGGAGCGCGTCGAGGTGCTCAAGGGACCGGCCAGTGCGCTCTACGGAACCGGCTCTACGGGCGGCGTCATCAACATCATCACGAAAAAAGGCGCGTTCACGCCCGAGCAGGAACTGGGCGGCGAGATGATCGCGAGTTGGTCCACCAACCCGCAGGGGCCGGACGGATACGTGCGCTCGGTCCTCAGCCGGGAGAACTTCTGGCTCCAGGTCTCCGGCGGCGTCCGCGACCACGACAGCTACTTCGGCGGTGACTCCACCCGCATACCCAACAGCCAGTTCAACGATGTCTATCTGCGCATGGCGGGCGAGGCGCGCTTCAGCGACCTGCTCACCGGAGCCTTTCAGGTCATGAACATCGAGGCGAACGATGTGGGCATCCCCGGCGGATCAAGCACCATGCCCCAGACCGCGCCCATCCGGTATCCCCGGACGGCCAACTTCATGACCAGCGCGGACCTGACCTTCACACCGGACAGCGAGACCGTCAGAGAGGTGGCCCTCAACGCCTACTACATGAAGAACCAGCGCAAGGTGGAGATCGAGAACCCCACCGCGGCGGTCAAGCTGATCAACCCCCAGGCCCTTCACGAGACAGTGGGCGGCAAGGCGCAGACCGAACTCGGTCTTGGAGACCACACTGTCATCGCCGGGGCCGACGCCTGGAACTGGCACATGACCTCCAAGCGGATCAGGTACCTTGTTGCGGGCACGACCCTTGAGGACCAGCCCACGCCCAACACCACGCAGACGTCCATGGGCATCTTTGCCGAGGACGACTGGAAACTCGACGACCGGTTCACCCTCAACCTCGGCGGACGGCTGGACAGGGTGCAGTCCACCAACAAGGAAAACGCCGACTATTCCGGCGGCACCAAGGAGCAGGCGGGCTGGCACCTCCATACCGGCCTGACCTGGAACCCGGCGGAGCACTGGTCTCACACCTTCCTGGCTGCCACCAGCTACCGCGTGCCCGACATCCTTGAGCGGTTCAAGAACGTCAGCCTGGGCGGCGGCGTGACCAGCCTCGGCAACCCGGACCTGGACCCTGAGAAGTCCTATTTCCTCGAATACGGGCTCCACTTCAACACGGAAAACTTCAGCGCGGCGGGCTCGCTCTATGCCAACTTCCTGACCGACTACATCGCCGAGATGCAGGTTTCTCCGACCCTGTACCGCATGGGCAACATCGGCGAGGCGCGCATCTACGGCTCAGAGCTTGAGGCTGACTGGCGTTTCGCCGAGGCCTGGAACCTCTACGGCAACCTCGCCCTGACCAACGGGCGCGACACGAGAAACGACGAGGCCCTGCGCAACATCGCTCCGGTCAACGGCCTGGGCGGCATCAAGTACACGGCGGGCAACGGTTTCTGGGCGCGCATCGAAACCCCTTGGGCCCTGGGCCAGAGTGAGGTGCCGGACGGCACCAGCAGGACCGATGCCTGGGTCACGGTCAACACGGCAGCGGGGTACGGGTTCGACTGGTCCAAACTGCACCACGAGGTCTCCTTGGCCATCAACAACCTCTTTGACAAGAAATACAAAAACTACCTGGCCAACGCCCGTAGCATCGAGCTGCTGGAGCCGGGCATCAACGGATCCATCAACTACGCGGTTTCATTCTAG
- a CDS encoding ABC transporter substrate-binding protein, protein MTTRSVCLAIAPNILRKTVQDLARLNLSLDLIPPQTHQEMLDFSRAFGSNDASVPGLTLCAYPEFLHNLLQYQKTGLLAPLPDSLPPMRHELTSIGMAEPSRYFRVVGIVPFVIAAAKSVSPPIEDWEDLCRPDICDSIAVPPHDTPLPALFDAMMTAACGERAAGVIAAKNTDYTPLDINKHVDAGTFLAGLSIPAFSRNYREDNGIMVWPRSGAWPVPLMAAVRQAADPDAMEFLRYLLSNEYQRFLAESGSLIPVVEGIPWFEEMAENNGRLNWPGWDALVSLGRPATQ, encoded by the coding sequence ATGACCACACGCTCGGTATGCCTCGCTATCGCCCCGAACATCCTGCGCAAGACCGTGCAGGACCTGGCCCGGCTCAACCTTTCGCTGGATCTCATCCCGCCCCAGACGCACCAGGAGATGCTCGACTTCTCCAGGGCCTTTGGCAGCAACGACGCGTCCGTGCCGGGACTCACGCTGTGCGCCTACCCGGAGTTCCTGCACAACCTGCTCCAGTATCAGAAGACGGGTCTGCTCGCGCCGCTGCCGGACTCTCTGCCGCCCATGCGCCACGAGCTGACCTCCATCGGCATGGCCGAGCCGTCCAGATACTTCCGGGTCGTCGGCATCGTGCCCTTTGTCATCGCCGCAGCCAAGAGCGTCAGCCCGCCCATCGAGGACTGGGAGGACCTGTGCCGCCCGGACATCTGCGACTCCATCGCGGTCCCGCCGCACGACACGCCGCTGCCCGCGCTCTTCGACGCCATGATGACTGCGGCCTGCGGCGAGCGGGCCGCCGGGGTCATCGCCGCCAAGAACACCGACTACACCCCGCTCGACATCAACAAGCATGTGGACGCCGGAACCTTCCTGGCCGGGTTGAGCATCCCCGCCTTCAGCCGGAACTACCGCGAGGACAACGGGATCATGGTCTGGCCTCGCTCCGGTGCCTGGCCCGTGCCGCTCATGGCTGCGGTCCGCCAGGCTGCGGACCCGGACGCCATGGAATTCCTGCGCTACCTGCTTTCCAATGAATACCAGCGGTTCCTGGCCGAATCCGGCTCGCTCATCCCTGTGGTGGAAGGCATCCCCTGGTTTGAGGAAATGGCCGAAAACAATGGCCGGCTGAACTGGCCCGGCTGGGATGCCCTGGTTTCGCTGGGCAGACCCGCGACCCAATAA